Proteins from a single region of Deinococcus sp. YIM 134068:
- a CDS encoding CarD family transcriptional regulator — MKSPAFRIGDRVVLPPYGIGVVSGTCQRPVTGETHAYYQVEFPNTSSRAYVPVNAPLGTGLRAALTLQDMPTLLRRLRTSTELNLPRQWAARHRRVTEILVSGDPYELATLTCELRRWNNERGLPDLDRQAFRRAIRLLEQEVRGLEEDPCTLDVRQFLDHAWNETPN, encoded by the coding sequence GTGAAAAGCCCTGCGTTTCGGATCGGTGATCGTGTCGTCCTTCCGCCCTACGGCATCGGCGTCGTCAGCGGAACATGTCAGCGTCCGGTGACCGGAGAGACGCACGCCTACTATCAGGTGGAGTTCCCGAACACGTCTAGCCGCGCCTATGTGCCCGTGAACGCGCCCCTGGGCACCGGCCTGCGCGCCGCCCTCACCCTTCAGGACATGCCGACCCTGCTGCGCCGCCTCCGGACGAGCACCGAACTCAACCTCCCCCGCCAGTGGGCCGCCCGCCACCGCCGCGTCACCGAGATTCTGGTGAGCGGCGACCCGTACGAGCTGGCGACCCTGACCTGCGAACTGCGCCGCTGGAACAACGAACGCGGCCTGCCCGACCTCGACCGTCAGGCGTTCCGCCGTGCCATCCGCCTGCTGGAACAGGAGGTGCGCGGCCTGGAGGAGGACCCCTGCACGCTGGACGTGCGGCAATTTCTCGATCATGCCTGGAACGAGACGCCGAACTGA